CCCCCGGGGTGCACCGCCCACCCGGCGACGTCCCCCGACACCAGCCCCGCGCCGGTCAGCAGCTCGTCGACGACGTCGCCGGCGTGCCGGGAGAGCACGTCGGGCACCCGCGGGGACAGGCCCATGCGGAAGCCCAGGTCGGTGACGTCCCAGGTCATGTGGTCGGCGGTGGAGGAGTCGGTGCGGGCCACCACGCCGGCCAGCCGCCGCCCGCGCGCGCCGGGCTGCAGGACGACGGCCGCGGCCGCGTCGGAGAACAGCGCGTGCGCGACCACCTGGTCCAGCTCCCGCGCCGGCGGCTGCACGTGCAGGCTGGTCAGCTCGCAGCACAGCAGCACGGCCGGGCGGGCACGGGCCTCCACGTAGTCGCCCACCGCGGCCAGGCCGGGGACGGCGGCGTAGCAGCCCATGTGGCCGACGAGCAGCCGCTGCAGCCCCGGGGGCATGCCCAGGTCGCTGGCCAGCCGGATGTCCAGGCCGGGGGTGGCGTACCCGGTGCAGGTGGCGACGGCGAACAGCCCGACGTCCCCCGGCGCCAGCCCGGCGTCGTCGAGGGCGCCGGCCACCGCCTGCTTGCCCAGGGGCAGTGCCTCCTGGACGTAGCGCTGCATCCGGGCCCCGGTGCTCCACCGGCTGATGTCCTCGTCGAGCGGGTTGGCCACCGTGTGCCGGCGGCGCACGCCGGACCCGGCGAACACCCGCCTGGCCGCCCGGACGTCGGCGTAGTGCCCGGCGAAGAACCCCTCCCAGGCCGCGTCCTGGTCCAGCGTCGTCGGCAGCGCGTGGCCGGCACCGGTCAGGACGGCGCTCATCGGCGCAGCTCGGCGCAGCGGTCGGTCATGGTCACGACCGTACGGGCGGCCGTGGGCCCTCGCCGTCCTCCGGTCGGCCGCCGGCCGCCGCGTCCTCGCGCAGCCGCCCGTAACCGGCGAAGACGACGGCGGTGGAGCGCACCGGCTTCATCCGGACCGTGGCCCGCCGGCCCAGCCGCCAGGCCAGCGCGTCGCGGACCGAGGGCCGCAGCCCGACCAGGCGCAGCTCCAGCCCGAGGTCCGCGGCGGCGGCGAGCAGCCGGGCGCGGTCGACGAACAGGGCGGGGTCGTGGATGCCGGGCGGCGGGCCGCCGGGCAGCCGCTCGGCGACGGTGGTGGTGAGGAAGCGGCCGATGCGGGTGGCCGCCAGGGTGTCGAGGACCAGCGCGCCGCCGGGGCGCAGCAGCCGGGCGCACTCGGCGAGCACCCCGACGTCGTCCTCGACGTGCTCGAGGATCTCCCCGGCGACGACCACGTCGGCACACCCGTCGGCGAGGGGGACAGCGAGCACCGACCCGCACACCGGCACGACGCCGTGCTCGCGGGCCACCCGCAGGCCCGGCACGCCGAGGTCGACGCCGACGTGGCGGTAGCCCAGCCGGGCGACGTGCGGCGCCATCAGCCCGCCGCCGCAGGCCAGGTCGACCAGCACCGCGCCGGGGTGCGGCGCCGGCGGGAGGTGCTCGGCCCGCGAGGCGGCCAGCCAGTGCAGCGCGGCGAACCCCCCGGAGGGGTCCCACCAGTGGTCGGCGAGGGTGTCGTACTGGGCAGGGTCGTTCGGGCGCAGCACCCCCATGCCCGGAGGTCAGCCCTTCTTCAGCGGGTCGTGGCCCCAGTTCATCAGCGAGTACCGCCACTTGGAGGTCTCGACGTCCTCCTTGGCCGGCTCCTGGGCGAGGTGACGGGCGACGTAGCCGTGCACCTTGCGCATGTGCGCGAGGTCGTCGTCGTCCAGGTCGCCCTTCTTCTTGCGCAGCAGCTCCACGATGCGGCGCCCCTCGGCGTGCCCGGTGGACTCCCCGCCGTCGGTCTTCTGCCCCACCGACTGCGACTCGTCGGTCTCCAGCCACCGCTCCAGCTCCGCCGGGCTCATGTTGACGGCATCGCCGAACTCGCGGCGGATCGTGTCGGGGTCGTCGTCCTGGGCCATGGCTGCCTCCGCGTGTCGTGACCTGCCCTGCGCGGTACCGCGCCGGCCCGGCCGGGAAACGGGACGCCGCCCGGGTGGACCGGCCCCGTCGTCGGCGACCCGACGGGGGCGCGGTTGACCGGCGGGCCGGCCGGGCACAGGCCGGACCAGCCGAGGACCGAGGAGGACCCTGATGAGCGACCCCGAGCGCCCACCCCGCACGCCCGAGCCCGCCGAGGGCGGGGACCCGCCCGGCCAGGAGGACGCCGGCCGCACGCCGCGGGCCGAGGAGCCGGCCGAGGGCGCGGACGTGTCCGGGGGCGGCGCCGACACCCCCTGAGCGGCAGGGCTCCGGGCGCGGCCGGGTGCCCGCGCCCCCCGACCGTGATGCATGTCTCCGTCCGGCAACGGCCCGCTCCCCTTCCGGACGGTTTCGTCACCCGCCGTGCGGGGGACGGTGCTCTGCATGGAGGACACGCAGCACCAGCCGCACGTCGGTACCGAGGCCGCCGAGGAGCGCCCGGCCGACGAGTCGCAGGCCCGCCGGGACGCGACCCCGCCCCTCGCCCGCCTGCTCGCCAACCCCCGCCGGACGCGCCGCGCTTGAGGGGAGACCCTCCGGTCCCCGGTACGCACGGAGTCCCACCCACCCCACGGGTCACGGTCAGCCCGTGGGCATCTCGTCACTCACCGCAACCACTGGGTCACTGACCCCCGGCGTGCCGCGAACCGCTCCGTCACGCGCTGAGGCAGCATCCGGGCGTGACCGCCGCCGCCCTCCCCCTCGCCGCCGACGACGCCTCGATCCCCGTGCGCCGCAGCCGGGCCGAGCGGCAGGCCATCGTGCTGGACACCGCGGAGCGGCTGTTCGCCACGCGCAGCTCGCGCAGCGTCGGGATGGACGAGCTGGTCCGGGAGACCGGGCTGGGCAAGATGACCGTCTACCGGCTGTTCAAGAGCAAGGACGAGCTGGTCGGCGCCTACCTCGCCCGCAAGGCGGCCACCGTGCTGGCGCAGATCGACGTGGAGCTGGCGCGGCTGCGGGACGACCCCCGGGCGGCGCTGCTGTCCGTCGTCCGGACGGTGGAGGCCGACGTCACGCGGGCGGGCTTCCGCGGGTGCCCGTTCACCAACGTGAGCAGCGAGTACGACGACCCGCAGCACCCGGCGCGCAGCGCCGCCGCCGACTACAAGTTCGAGCTGCACGGTCGCCTGGAGCGCCTCGCCGAGCAGGTCGCCCCCGGCGAGGGCGAGGACCTGGCCGCGCAGGTGCACCTGATCATCGACGGCATGTACCTGTCCGGCGGCCTGCTGGGCCCCGACGGCCCGGCCGCCCACGGCCGGGAGCTGGCCGAGCGGCTGGTGGACGCCGCCGCCGCCCGCTGAGCACGGCGGCCGCGGTCGAGCGGCGGCCGGGCGCGGCGGACCGCAGGATGACCGGGTGAGCACCGACCGCAGCCGGCCCGACCTCGACGACACCACCGTGGAGGGCCTCGGCAAGCTCTCCGAGGCCCTGGAGACCATCGAGCAGGCCCGCGGGCAGCTCTACGGCTTCCACCAGCACTCCGGCAAGGCCGACCTGCTGCTCCAGGACGCCGTCGCGCTGTTGCGCGAGGCCGGCCACACCGCGCTCGCCGACGACCTCGAGCGCGACCTCGTCGGCCGCAACGTCATCGCCGACCGGTGGACCTTCCAGATCGTCGAGGACTACGACGCCGGTTACTGGTCGGTCTTCCGCGCCTTCGACGAGCGCGCCCGCACCGAGCTGGCCGACGGCGACCGGCACGTTTTCGAGGCCCGGATGAAGCAGCGCGAGCGCAGTGCCGGGCACCCGGCGCACGAGGCGGGTCCCGCGCTGGCCGACTGAAGAAGGACCTCCCTGCCCCCCGACGCTCGCACGCTCGCGTCGGGACCCTGCAGGGAGGCCGACCGGGTCGCCGTCCTGACGGCGCCGACGCAGACTGGCCTCGTGACGATGCCCGAGCCCGACGAGCCACGCGACGTCGCACCCCTGGGCGCCGAGAAGGCCCCGCCCGGCGACCCGGACTCCCAGGGCGCCGGCACCGGGGACGGCCCGGGCGACGAGGTCGCGGGCCCCAGCTGGCCACCGGCCGGCACCGAGCCCGACGCGCGCTGACCGTGCGGGCGACGGCGGCCGGGACCAGACTCGACCCGTGACCGTGCCAGGCTCCGACCCCACGCGCCCGCGAGCGGCCGCCACCGGCCCGACGACGACCCCGGGGACGACGGCCCCCGGCACGGCGGCGGCCCCGGGCGGGACCGGCCCCGCCACCACCGGCCGAGCCGCGCCCCGCGAGCGCCACCCTGGTCGCACCATCGGCCGGACGCTCGCCCTGGCCCTGCTGCTGTTCGTGACCGTCGTGCTGGCGCTGTTCGTCGTCTACAACACCCAGACCGTCGAGATCAGCCTGGTCTTCGCGGACGTGCAGGCACCGCTCGTGCTGGCCCTGGTGATCGCCGCGGCGCTGGGCGGGCTGCTGGTCGGGCTGGCCGGCCTGGTGCTGCGCGCCCGCCGCCGCCACGGCTGACCCGCCGGGTCACCCGGCGGGGGTGAGGACGGCCGCGGCCAGCGCGGTGGAGTGAGACCACCGGTGCGGGCCGGGCATGGACCGGCGGCCCCCCGGGCATGTCCCCCCGCGACCGGCCACGACGAGGGAGGACGACGATGACCGATCCCGAGGGCAGCGACCGGATCCAGCAGGGCGCACCCACCGCGTCGGGCAGCGGCGACGACAGCAGCACCGGCACGGGCTTCGACGACGTCCCCCTCACCCGCGAGGAGGCCGTCGAGCGCGACGCCGCCCAGCCCGACGACCTGCCGGCGAAGGCGGAGAGTGATGCCGCCCGGGCCGAACGGGGCGGGTCCGGCGGCAGCCTGTGACCCACCGACCACCACGACGTCAGGAGACGAGATGAGCGAGCCCCAGCCGGCGACCGGCGGGACCGGCCCGGGTCAGGACAACCTGGTCGACGGCGTCACCGGTGAGGACCGGCCCGACGGCGGCGAGCGCGACGAGGTCACGCTGACCACCGACGACGAGGCCCAGGACGACCACGCCCCGATCCAGCCCGGCAACAGCTGAGGGAGGACCCCCGTGCCCCCGCCACTCGCAGGTGTCAGGGGCCGGCCGTGCCGGGTCCGGCCCCCGCCGTGCAACCGGGGGACGGCAGGCCCTAGCGTGCGGCGGCATGGCGGACTCAGGGACCCTCAGCGGACGTCGCGCGCTCGTCACCGGCGGCGCCTCGGGCATCGGCCGGGCGTGCGCGGTGCGGCTGGCGCAGGCCGGTGCGGAGGTGGTCGTCGTCGACCGGGACGGCGCGGCGGCCGAGCAGGTGGCCGCCGCGGTCGGGGGGACGGCGGTCACGGTCGACCTGTCCGACCTCGACGCGGTGGACGCCCTCGACCTCGACGTCGACGTGCTGGTCAACAACGCCGGCCTGCAGCACGTGGCGCCGCTGCACGAGTTCCCGGTGGACCGCTTCTCCCTCATCCTGCGGCTGATGCTGGAGACGCCGTTCCGGCTGGTCCGCGGGGCGCTGCCGCACATGTACGGCCGCGGCTGGGGCCGGGTGGTCAACATCAGCTCGGTGCACGGCCTGCGCGCCTCGCCGTTCAAGGGCGCCTACGTCACCGCCAAGCACGGCCTCGAGGGGCTGTCGAAGGTGATCGCGCTGGAGGGCGCCCCGCACGGGGTCACCTCCAACTGCGTCAACCCCGCCTACGTGCGCACCCCGCTGGTGGAGAACCAGATCGCCGACCAGGCGCGGGTGCACGGCCTGTCCGCCGACGAGGTGGTGGCGCAGGTGATGCTGGCGCCGGCCGCGGTCAAGCGGCTGATCGAGCCCGAGGAGGTCGCCGAGGCGGTGGCCCACCTGTGCTCCCCGGCGGCGGCCTCCATCACCGGCAGCTCACTGGTCATGGACGGCGGCTGGACCGCGCACTAGGTCGGTGTGCACAGATCGTGGTCTCCCACCAGGGGTGACCACGACCTGTGCACAGCGGCAGGGGTGGGGACGGCGCGCCGGTCGGCGCGGCGCACGGGCGGGAGTCTGCGCCGGTGCCCGCGCCCGCAGCCGTCCCCGAGCCCCTCCGCACCTGCGCGTTCCGCGGGTCGTCTGCTGTCCGCGCGGGACTCCTGACCGCCAACCAGCTGCGCGGTCCCGCATGGCGTCGGCTCTTCCCCGACGTCTACGTGCACCGGGGGCTGCCCGTCACGCACGTCGTGCGCGCCAGCGCCGCAGCCGCGCTCGTGGTGCCCGGCGCCGTCGTCACCGGGTGCAGCGCCGCCGCGCTCTGGGGTGTCGACCTGGCCGAGGCCGTCGACGACGTCGAGCTCACCGTGCAACCCGGCAGGCACCCGGTCCGGGTGCCCGGGCTCCGCGTGCGCCGCGCCCGCCTGCCGGCCGGGTGGCTCTCCCGACGACGCGGGGTGCCCACGACGAGCCCCGAGGCGACCACCGTACGGGTGGCCGGTGTGCTGGGCGGGGACGAGGCGGTGGTGGCGGTGGACCGACTCGTCGCCTCGGGCATCGCCGACCTGGCGGCGGTGCGGGTCCTGGCCGCGACCCTGCAGGGTGCGGGCTCCCGGCGGGCACGGACCGCGTGCCGACTCGCCGACGGACTGGCTGGCTCTCCGCAGGAGACGAGACTGCGGCTGCTGCTGATCCGCGCGGACCTCCCGCCGCCGGTGGCCCAGTTCGTGGTCCGGGATGAGGCAGGCTTCGTCGCCCGGGTCGACTTCGCCTGGCCGCACCGGCGGGTCGCCGTCGAGTACGACGGTGCCTGGCACGCCGAACCCGGACAGTTCGCCCGCGACCGGCGGCGCCTCAACCGGCTCCAGGCCGTGGGGTGGCGGGTGGTGTTCGTGACCGCCGCAGACCTGCACCGCCCCGGCGAGCTGCTGGCCCGGATCGCGGCGGCCCTGACGCTGTGAGTGTGCGCTCATCGTGGTCTCACCGCGGTGTGGACCACGATGGGTGCACACCGGCGCCGGCGGCCCTCCTAGCCTGGGCCCGTGTCCCCCGCCGCCCCGACCCACCTGCCGGCGGCGGAGTGGACGGCGCAGGTGCGGGGGCACGCCGAGCGGGTCGACGCGCTCACCGCCGGGCACCGCGCGCGGCGCGCCGCCGGCACCCGGCACCCGGTCGAGGACTTCCTGTTCGAGTACTACAGCGCCCGGCCGGCCCAGCTGCGCCGCTGGCACCCGGGGGCCGGGGTGGTGCTGGAGCCGGCCGCGGACGGCCCGGCGCCGCACGCCTCCTGGCGCTGGTACGCCACCGGCGACGACGGGGCGGTGGCCCTGGACCGCGCGGCCTTCCTGGCCGACCGGGGGGACACCGTCGCCTTCGTGGCCCGGCTGCTCGCCGCGACCGCGGGCCGTCCGGCGTTCACCGGCTGCTTCGGCCTGCACGAGTGGGCGATGGTCTACCGGGACGACGGGCACCGGCACCCGCTGCCGCTGCGGCTGGGTCAGGCCGGCACCGACGCCGTGGTGGAGGCCCACCCGGTCCGCTGCTCGCACGTGGACGCGTTCCGGTTCTTCACCCCGGCCGCCGTCGGCCGCAACAAGCTGCAGCCCACCCGCGCCACCCAGGTGGAGCTGGAGCAGCCCGGCTGCCTGCACGCCACCATGGACGTCTACAAGTGGGCGTACAAGCTGGGCCCGGCGGTCCCCGGCGAGCTGCTGCTGGACTGCTTCGTGCTGGCCGCCGACGTGCGGGTGCTGGACATGCGGGCCTCGCCGTACGACCTGCGCTCGGCCGGGTACCAGCCGGTCGCCATCGAGACGCCGGAGGGCAAGGCGCAGTACGTGGCCGCGCAGCGGGGGTTCGCCCACCGCGGCGCCCAGCTGCGCGCCCGGCTGCTCGAGGTGTGCCGGGGGCTCCCGGACGCCACCGGGTGAGACCGGTCCGACGTCCGCAGCTCACCGGGGGTGCACGTGGCCGTCCCGGGGGCGTGGCCCGGGAGTCGTACGGTCGGGGGGTGACCTCCACGCGCACCGACCGCTGGCTGCGGCTCGACGGGACCACGAACACCCGTGACCTCGGTGGCCTGCCCACCGTCGACGGCGGCACGACGGTCCGTGGCCGGGTGCTGCGCAGCGACAACCTGCAGACCCTGAGCGAGGCCGACGTCCGCCGGCTGGTGGAGGAGCTGCCGCTGCGGGAGGTGGTCGACCTGCGCACCACCGCGGAGGTGCTGCTGGAGGGCCGCGGGCCGCTGCGCGCGGTGCCCGGGGTGACCCACCGCCACTTCAGCCTGCTGCCCGAGCGCGGCCAGCACACCGACGTGTTCGCCGCCGAGGAGGACGACGCCCCCGAGCTGCCGGCCGGCTGGGCGGAGTCGATCCTGCCGCGGCAGGTGGCCGAGGCCGACCAGGACGAGCCGCCGGCGGTGCGCTCCTACCTGGGCTACCTGACCCACCGGCCGGACAACGTGGTCGCCGCGCTGCGGGCCCTCGCCGCCGACCCCGACGGCGCCACCGTCGTGCACTGCGCGGCCGGCAAGGACCGCACCGGCGTGGTGTGCATGTTCGCCCTGGCCGCGGCCGGGGTCCCGCACGAGGAGATCGTCGCCGACTACGCGCTCACCGCCGAGGTGATCGACGCGCTGGTCGCCAAGCTGGCCGCCTCACCAACCTACGCCGAGGACATGGTCACCCGCGACGTCGCCTCCCACACCCCCCGCGCCGAGACCATGACCCGGCTGCTCGCGCTGCTCGACGAGCGCCACGGCGGGCCGCTGGGCTGGCTGACCGAGCACGGGTTCGGCGCCGACGAGCAGGCCGCGCTGCGGACCCGCCTGCGCGACTGAGCAGCTGGCGGGTGGCCCCCTCAGGGTCCCGCGGTGAGCTCGCGAGCCGCGGGGGGCGGGGGGTCCTTCTTCTTGTGCCGGTACATCTCCGCGTCGGCGACGCGCAGCAGGGTCCCGGGGTCGCCGTCCGGCCCGCCGTGGACGGCGACGCCCACCGAGACGCCCACGTCGACCCGGGTCCCCTCCAGCCGGAACGGCTCGGTGAAGCAGCCGGTGACCCGGTCGACCACCCGATCGGCGTCCTCGGGCCGGGCCAGAGTGGGCAGCACGACGGCGAACTCGTCACCGCTGAGCCGGCCCACGGTGTCCCCGGGGCGGACGGCGGCGCGCAGCCGGGCGGCCACCTGGCGCAGCAGCTCGTCGCCGGCGGCGTGCCCGAGGGAGTCGTTGACCGCCTTGAACCGGTCGAGGTCGCAGAACAGCACACCGACGTGCTGACCGGGCGTCGCGGCGGCCAGGGTCGTGGCGAGGGTGTCCCGGAAGAGCACCCGGTTGGGCAACCCGGTGAGCCCGTCGTGGGTGGCCTGGCGACGGACGGTCTCCAGCAACCGCGCCCGCTGCAGGGCCGTGGCGGCCTGGTCCCCCACGCCGCGCAGCCGGACGAGGGTGTCACCGACGAGTCCGTGCGCCTGCCCGGCCGGCCAGCCTGCGGTCACCACGCCGAGGAACGTGCGGCCGGCGAGGACGGGGACGGCGACGACCTCGTCGAGGTCCGTGCCCAGCAGCAGGTCGCGCAGCACCGGGCTGCTCGTCCCGGGCCGCAGGACGCGCGGCTCGCGGTCGGCCAGCATGCCGACGACCTCCGGGACCTCCTCGGCGTGCAGGGGGGTGGCGTCCAGCAGGGCGTGCGCGGCACCGCTGTGGCCGGTCGTGGCCGAGGTGCGCAGGCAACCCGACGCGGGGTCCCACAGCAGGACCGCCGCGCTGTGGCAGCCGACGACGTGCGGCAGGGCCTCGGCCACGACGGCGGAGACGGTGGCGGCCTCGGTCGCCCCGGACAGCTCGTGGGCCAGGCTCAGCAGCGCACCGGCCCGGTCGGCCTCCTCCCGGGCGCTGCCCAGGGCGAGGACGAGGTCGAGGGCCGCGGCGGCGTGGCTGGCGTAGGCGGCCAGCATGGGCCCCTCGTGCCCGAGCTCACCGCCGCCGGGGTGGTAGACCACCGCGAGCCGGCCGTGGGTGCGTCGCGCCGAGGTGACGTCTACCGCCACCACGTGCGGGCCGGGGTCACCGCCGCTCAGCAGCGTCGCGGCCAGCGTGTCGCGCTGGTCCTCCGGCACGCCGGCGGAGTGCACCCGGGGTGGGCCGCCGGCCGGGTCGGCCACGGCCAGCAGGTACCCGGGCGCCAGCACCGCGGTGGCCGCCCGTTCCACGATGCGGTGCAGGACCGAGTCGGCGTCCGCGCTGGCCACCAGGTCGGCCGCGGCCGACTGCAGGGTGCTCAGCTGCTGGCGCAGGGCGACCAGCTCCGGGTCGGCCGCGTCCCCGCTCCGGAGGCCGCGCCGCCACCCCCGCCGCTGCCAGCGCAGCCGGTAGAGGCAGGCCAGGTGCCCGTCGGCCTCGCACTCGGGGTGCTGCAGCTCGGCCGGTGGGAGACCGAAGATGGTCGGCACCATGCCGATGAGGCCCTGGGCGTACTCGCAGTCCAGCCGGGAGTGCCGGTGGCCGGGGTGCAGCGTGTACCGGAGGGTGGCCGAGGTGCTGCCCGCGGACAGCACCTGCATCGTCGAGGTGGTGGAGAACTTCGCCACCGCCCGGGGCAGCTGCCGGTACACCTGGCGGGGTGAGCCCATGGTGCGCACCAACAGCACCAGGGCGGGGTGCAGCCCGTTGCCGAGCGCCTCGCGTCCGACGCGGAACATCGTCCCCGGGTCGCCCAGCACCTCGGTCGCGGCGGTGAACAGGCGGATCCGGGTGTCGTAGCTCGTCCAGTGCGACGGCTGGGACAGCTCGGCCGCGGAGTGCGGCACGCCGGCGGAGCGCAGCACCGCCTCGACGGCCTCGTCCCCACCCCGCCGGCGGACGTGCGCCAGGAGCAGCCCCGTCGTGGCACCCGAGGTCTCGCGCGGCTCGGCCGGCGGGACGGCGCTCACCGACGCGGTCCGGAGGGGACGTCGGCCCGGGGGTGGTCCGCGCTGCGTGCGGACGATCTGATCACGCCCGGGGGATCGGCAGTGCGCGCCGGCGGGTTGAGCGGGTCCACCCCTCGGGAGGAGCCGCGGGCGGGCCCTCCCCGGACGCAGCGACCCCGGACAGCAGCGACCCCGGTCCTCGTCGGGCGAGGCCGGGGTCGCACGTCGTCCCTCCCGGGGGAGGGGTGCTGCTCAGCGCAGGGAGCTGGTGTTCGCGAGCGTCAGCAGCTCGTCGCGCATCGCCGGGCTGCTGGTGCGGGCGAGGGCACGGTCCAGTGCCCGACGCGTCCGCGCCGCCTCCCGACGCCGCCGCCAGGTGGAGGTCACGCTGCTCATCTCTCGTCGCCTTCTTCCGTCGTGGGGGTCCGTCACCTGAGACAACCCAGGTCTCACCTCTAGTGTTCCGAAGAAATGCAGGTGAACCTGAGACGTAGGCGACGATCCCTCACCCCACCGGGTGATGCCGACGACAGCTCGCGGGCCGGCCGGGCCGCCCGGTGTCAGTCCCCGCCGAGCTCCCTGCGGGCCGCGGCCCGCGCCTCGTGCGGGTCGTCGGTGGCCAGCGCGGCGTGGGCCGCCCGCCGGCAGGCGTCGGAGTCGACGACGGCCAGCCGCGCCCCCACGCCGGCGATCGACGACGCGGCGCAGGACAGCGAGGTGATGCCCAGCCCGACGAGGACGCAGGCGAGCAGCGGGTCGGCGGCAGCCTCGCCGCAGACGCCGACCGGCTTGCCGGTGCGCCGGCCGGCCTCGGCGGTCACCTGCACCAGGGCGAGCAGGGCCGGCTGCCACGGGTCGGTGAGGTCGGCGAGGTCGGCGGAGAGCCGGTCGGCGGCCAGCGTGTACTGCGACAGGTCGTTGGTGCCGATCGAGAGGAAGTCGACCTCGCGCAGCAGCCGCTCGGCCATCAGCGCCGCGGAGGGGATCTCGACCATCACGCCCGGGGTCAGCCCGCGGGCCCGCACCCGCTGCCCGAAGTCGCGGGCCTCGGCCACGGTGGCGACCATCGGGGCCATCACCCACGGCTGCGCCCCCGTCCGGCGGGCGGCCTCGGCGACGGCGTCCAACTGCCGCTCCAGCAGGCCCGGGTCCCGGCGGGCCACCCGCAGCCCGCGCACGCCGAGGGCCGGGTTCTCCTCGTCGGGCATGGTGGCGAAGGCCAGCGGCTTGTCCGACCCGGCGTCCAGCGTGCGGACGACGACCCGCTGCCCCGGGAAGGCCTCGAGCACCGCGGCGTAGCCCGCCGCCTGCTCCGCCACCGACGGCTCCTCGGCCCGGCTGAGGAAGGCGAGCTCCGTACGCAGCAGCCCCACGCCCTCGGCGTACCGGGCCGCGGCGGCCTGCGCGCCCGCGCCGTCCTGCACGTTGGCCAACACCTTCACCGCCAGCCCGTCGCGGGTGCGGCCCGGGCCGCGGTAGCCGGCCAGCGCCGCGGCGGCAGTCCGCGAGGCCTCGACGCGGGCGCGCGCGTCGGCCGGGTCGGGGTCGACGGTGACCGTGCCGCGCTCGCCGTCGAGCAGCACGGTCACCCCTTCGGGGACGTCGGCCAGGCCGGCGACGGCGACCACGCAGGGCAGCCCCAGCTGGCGGGCGATGATCGCGGTGTGGCTGGTCGTGCCGCCCAGCCGGGTGGCCAGGCCGGTGATCCGCTCGGGGTCCAGCCCGGCGGTGTCGGCCGGTGCGAGGTCGTCGGCCAGCAGCACCGACGGCTCCTCCGGGCTCGGCACGCCGGGCTCCCCCTGCCCGGTCAGCTGGGCGACGATCCGGTCGCGGACGTCGCGGACGTCGGTCACCCGTTCGGCCATGAGCCCGCCCAGGCCGGTGAAGAGGTCGACGAACTGCTGGGCGGCCTGCACGGTGGCGACGGCGGCCGGCGTGCCGGCGTCGATCCGCTGCTCCACCGCCGACAGCAGGCCGCGGTCGCGGGCCAGGCCGGCCGTCGTGGCCAGCACCTCCGCGCTCACCCCGGTCGCCGCGGC
This window of the Geodermatophilus sp. DSM 44513 genome carries:
- a CDS encoding 3-hydroxybutyrate dehydrogenase, whose translation is MADSGTLSGRRALVTGGASGIGRACAVRLAQAGAEVVVVDRDGAAAEQVAAAVGGTAVTVDLSDLDAVDALDLDVDVLVNNAGLQHVAPLHEFPVDRFSLILRLMLETPFRLVRGALPHMYGRGWGRVVNISSVHGLRASPFKGAYVTAKHGLEGLSKVIALEGAPHGVTSNCVNPAYVRTPLVENQIADQARVHGLSADEVVAQVMLAPAAVKRLIEPEEVAEAVAHLCSPAAASITGSSLVMDGGWTAH
- a CDS encoding DUF559 domain-containing protein; this translates as MPAPAAVPEPLRTCAFRGSSAVRAGLLTANQLRGPAWRRLFPDVYVHRGLPVTHVVRASAAAALVVPGAVVTGCSAAALWGVDLAEAVDDVELTVQPGRHPVRVPGLRVRRARLPAGWLSRRRGVPTTSPEATTVRVAGVLGGDEAVVAVDRLVASGIADLAAVRVLAATLQGAGSRRARTACRLADGLAGSPQETRLRLLLIRADLPPPVAQFVVRDEAGFVARVDFAWPHRRVAVEYDGAWHAEPGQFARDRRRLNRLQAVGWRVVFVTAADLHRPGELLARIAAALTL
- a CDS encoding methyltransferase domain-containing protein, with protein sequence MGVLRPNDPAQYDTLADHWWDPSGGFAALHWLAASRAEHLPPAPHPGAVLVDLACGGGLMAPHVARLGYRHVGVDLGVPGLRVAREHGVVPVCGSVLAVPLADGCADVVVAGEILEHVEDDVGVLAECARLLRPGGALVLDTLAATRIGRFLTTTVAERLPGGPPPGIHDPALFVDRARLLAAAADLGLELRLVGLRPSVRDALAWRLGRRATVRMKPVRSTAVVFAGYGRLREDAAAGGRPEDGEGPRPPVRS
- a CDS encoding DUF3140 domain-containing protein, coding for MAQDDDPDTIRREFGDAVNMSPAELERWLETDESQSVGQKTDGGESTGHAEGRRIVELLRKKKGDLDDDDLAHMRKVHGYVARHLAQEPAKEDVETSKWRYSLMNWGHDPLKKG
- a CDS encoding TetR/AcrR family transcriptional regulator; translated protein: MTAAALPLAADDASIPVRRSRAERQAIVLDTAERLFATRSSRSVGMDELVRETGLGKMTVYRLFKSKDELVGAYLARKAATVLAQIDVELARLRDDPRAALLSVVRTVEADVTRAGFRGCPFTNVSSEYDDPQHPARSAAADYKFELHGRLERLAEQVAPGEGEDLAAQVHLIIDGMYLSGGLLGPDGPAAHGRELAERLVDAAAAR
- a CDS encoding lipopolysaccharide assembly protein LapA domain-containing protein → MTVPGSDPTRPRAAATGPTTTPGTTAPGTAAAPGGTGPATTGRAAPRERHPGRTIGRTLALALLLFVTVVLALFVVYNTQTVEISLVFADVQAPLVLALVIAAALGGLLVGLAGLVLRARRRHG
- a CDS encoding 3-methyladenine DNA glycosylase — encoded protein: MSPAAPTHLPAAEWTAQVRGHAERVDALTAGHRARRAAGTRHPVEDFLFEYYSARPAQLRRWHPGAGVVLEPAADGPAPHASWRWYATGDDGAVALDRAAFLADRGDTVAFVARLLAATAGRPAFTGCFGLHEWAMVYRDDGHRHPLPLRLGQAGTDAVVEAHPVRCSHVDAFRFFTPAAVGRNKLQPTRATQVELEQPGCLHATMDVYKWAYKLGPAVPGELLLDCFVLAADVRVLDMRASPYDLRSAGYQPVAIETPEGKAQYVAAQRGFAHRGAQLRARLLEVCRGLPDATG
- a CDS encoding type III polyketide synthase, which encodes MSAVLTGAGHALPTTLDQDAAWEGFFAGHYADVRAARRVFAGSGVRRRHTVANPLDEDISRWSTGARMQRYVQEALPLGKQAVAGALDDAGLAPGDVGLFAVATCTGYATPGLDIRLASDLGMPPGLQRLLVGHMGCYAAVPGLAAVGDYVEARARPAVLLCCELTSLHVQPPARELDQVVAHALFSDAAAAVVLQPGARGRRLAGVVARTDSSTADHMTWDVTDLGFRMGLSPRVPDVLSRHAGDVVDELLTGAGLVSGDVAGWAVHPGGPRILDVVRDCLGLAEEDLAASRHVLAEHGNCSSATVLLVLEELRDVDGPVVVMAFGPGLTLYAALLLPS
- a CDS encoding tyrosine-protein phosphatase, with the protein product MTSTRTDRWLRLDGTTNTRDLGGLPTVDGGTTVRGRVLRSDNLQTLSEADVRRLVEELPLREVVDLRTTAEVLLEGRGPLRAVPGVTHRHFSLLPERGQHTDVFAAEEDDAPELPAGWAESILPRQVAEADQDEPPAVRSYLGYLTHRPDNVVAALRALAADPDGATVVHCAAGKDRTGVVCMFALAAAGVPHEEIVADYALTAEVIDALVAKLAASPTYAEDMVTRDVASHTPRAETMTRLLALLDERHGGPLGWLTEHGFGADEQAALRTRLRD